DNA from Nitriliruptor alkaliphilus DSM 45188:
ACGGCGCGCTGTTCGACCGCCTCGCCGACAGCGAGTTCCACCGCGCGTACTCGGTGATCGCCCTGCCCAACGACGTGTCCGTCCGCTTCCACGAGCGGTGGGGCTTCGTGCACCGCGGCACGCTCACCGAGGCGGGCCACAAGTTCGGCCGCTACCTCGACGTCGCCTTCTACGAGCGCGACCTCGGTCTGCCCGGGTTGCCGGCCGACCCCGAGGTGACGTCGTGAGCGCGGGGCCCCCCGAGGTCACCGTCTACGAGCGTGCCGGCGGCATGGAGGCGTTCGAGTCCCTCGTCGAGGCGTTCTACGGCCGGGTCGAGGCCGACGACCTGCTGCGCCCGATGTACCCCGAGGACCTCGAACCGGGCAAGCGCCACCTCGCGCTGTTCCTCGCCCAGTACTGGGGTGGCGGGGACGTCTACTCGCGCGAGCACGGCCACCCCCGTCTGCGGATGCGGCACGCCCCGTTCCCGATCACCCCCGAAGCAGCCCTGCGGTGGGCCGAGCTGATGGCCGCCTCGATCCGCGAGCTCCGGTTCGGGGCGGACGTCGAGGACCAGTTGCTCGGCTACGTCGCCCGTGCGACCCCCACGCTGATCAACCAGCTGCCCGACGAGGTGCGCGACCTCACCGACGGCTAGCAGCACCCGACGATGGCCGCCGTACCCTCGTTCGATGATGAGGGGAGCGGGTGGCAGGTCGATCCGCGTGCGGCGCTGCCCGACCTGCGGTGACGAGGTGCGCTCGCGCGACGCCCGGTGGTGCGGCAGCTGCGGCGATGCGCTCGACGCGGCCGTCCCGACGCGTCCCGCGGTGCGGCCCCGGCCGGCGACCGTGGGCGGTCGCCCCCTCCTCGCCGTCGTGAGCCTGCTGAGCGTGGTCCTGGCGCTGGCCGTCGCCGGCGTCCTGGCGGACCGCCCTCCCGCGCCGACGGTGCCGCCCGCAGCGCCCGTGCCGACGGAGGACGTGACCCGGCTGGACGCCGACACGCTGGACGGGCTCGTCCGCGGCGGTCCCGCGTTCCCGCCGCCGGTGCGCGAGCCGACGTGCGGCGACGGTGGCGTCGAGGACGGCGACCTCAGCTGCTTCCGGTGGGTGGCCTCGGGACTCGGCCGGTCTGCGGAGGTGGTCGCCGGCGGCGGGCGCGTCGTGGTCGAGGACGTCTCGGGCGGGTCGCTGACCGCCCGCGACCTGCGTGACGGGTCGGTGGAGTGGGAGGTCGAGGATGACCGCCTCGAGGGCGGTGGGCTGACGATCTCCACCGATCTGGTGCTACACCGTGTCGGCGGGGAGCTGGCCGCACGCGAGCTGGAGACCGGGGTGGAGCGGTGGCGGAGCCCCGAGCTGTGGGACGTGCGGCTGCGGCAGGTGGATCTCGTCGATGACGTGCTGGTCGTGACGGGTGTGACACGGGCGTCGGAGCGTGGCGACAGCTCGTCGTTCGGTGACATCGCCCTGGGTCTGGAGGCGGCGACCGGCGCCATCCTGTGGCGCGAGGAGGGTTGGAGCGCGTCCCTGGGCGACGGTGGCGTCACGGTGGTGGCCGTGGTCGACGGCAGCGTCCGGGCCATCGAGCCGACCGGTGACCTGCGCTGGAGCGAGGAGGGTGCGTTCGACCGGGCACGGGGCGGTGACGCGGGGGCGTTCGGGCACGTCGTGTTCGTCCTGCCCCGCTCGCCAGCAGCCGAGGTGTGGTCGCTGCGGGACGGGCGGCCGCTGGGTGTGGTGGCGCGGGGCATCGCCAGCGACGACCGGCACACCCTGCTGGCGAGCATCGGGCTCGGCTCGGAGTTGGTGCTCGTCGACGAGGACGGCGAGGTGTGGCGGGCCGGTGGTCAGCTCACCGGCTGCGACGAGCCGGCGCAGCTGCGCACCACCACGGTCGTGCTCACCACCTGCGCGGGAGGCACCGTCACCCTGGACCGGCGCGACGGTTCCGAGTTGGCACGCACGCGACCCCCGAACACCCGGGTCGACTCTCCGGAGGAGGGCTTCCACGCCGGGTGGTTCGGGCCGCTGCAGCTGCGAGACACCGACCCGAGGGGTGGGCGGGGCGACCTCGTGGTCGTCGACACCCGCAGCGACGAGGTCGTGGCCCACCTCCCACCTGGCACCAGCGT
Protein-coding regions in this window:
- a CDS encoding PQQ-binding-like beta-propeller repeat protein is translated as MMRGAGGRSIRVRRCPTCGDEVRSRDARWCGSCGDALDAAVPTRPAVRPRPATVGGRPLLAVVSLLSVVLALAVAGVLADRPPAPTVPPAAPVPTEDVTRLDADTLDGLVRGGPAFPPPVREPTCGDGGVEDGDLSCFRWVASGLGRSAEVVAGGGRVVVEDVSGGSLTARDLRDGSVEWEVEDDRLEGGGLTISTDLVLHRVGGELAARELETGVERWRSPELWDVRLRQVDLVDDVLVVTGVTRASERGDSSSFGDIALGLEAATGAILWREEGWSASLGDGGVTVVAVVDGSVRAIEPTGDLRWSEEGAFDRARGGDAGAFGHVVFVLPRSPAAEVWSLRDGRPLGVVARGIASDDRHTLLASIGLGSELVLVDEDGEVWRAGGQLTGCDEPAQLRTTTVVLTTCAGGTVTLDRRDGSELARTRPPNTRVDSPEEGFHAGWFGPLQLRDTDPRGGRGDLVVVDTRSDEVVAHLPPGTSVVTSDEHGRPASLDGVLVLWSDDVLTALRVPR